A window of Mus musculus strain C57BL/6J chromosome 3, GRCm38.p6 C57BL/6J genomic DNA:
AAAATTCATCTACTTCTGAAGTGGGTCCTGTGAAGATCACCAAGGAACTGTTGAAATCCAAGGCAAGACTCCCACCTAGATTCAGAGTTTGGAGGCGTTCATATCTCCACCTTCTTCCTTGGCAAGTAGGAGCTGGAGATCTGGTGCATGATCACCAGGGCTGGGTACAATGGTAGTCCCAGGCACAGGTACCAGGCTGTACCTTTGATCTGGGCCTGGAACCACACTGAGTACATGCCCAAGAGCACCGTTACTGTAGCCATCAGGTAGACAACCAGGCCACACGTCAGATGGTAGAGCTTGAGGCGAGCCACCCTTGAGACCCGGGCTGCTCGTGGACAGAGGAGGCAGAGCCCACACAGTGCCTGTCCTCCAGTGGCCAACAGTGTCAAGGCTCCTATCCAGCTGTGCCAGGACACCAAATGGGACATCTCACTTCGGATCTTGCTGGAAATGATGAAGCCCAAGCCTAGGACAGCACAGAGGATGGCCATGGTCTGCCCTGCCCAGTGGAGTCGAATCCGGGTTTTTCGAGAGCAGAAGAAGAACAGGGAGTGCTCAGGTGAGAAGAGTAGAATAGCTTCAGCCATGCAGAGACAGAACTGTAATCATAAGGAAAGGCCAGTGAGCCTCTAGTCTACATGGAGCGCAAGGAAAAGGAGGTCTTCTCACACATTCAGAAGGACACGGGGAAGCTAAGGACTTGCAGCCTCACACACATCCTTTCTGGACCACAGAACAGCAAACATTCTACTGAGAACTTTCTACTGAGTTCTGAGGACAAAGCCTTGATAAACATCCTTCTTGCGTCTTCCTTTTAGGCACTAGAGGAGAAATATCTTCTGTTCCCCCTTTCCCTGACCTTCTCAGCCACCTGACACTTTACTCCACTTTCCCCAATCCTATAGGTTTTAGGGAAAGATGAAGCCCTCTTTAAACCCATCTCTCTGACCCTTAGGCTGAAAAACTGAATGTCTCCCCAAGAGTTAATCTAAGAATATCCGAACTCACCGCCAAGGCCATGAACACAGGGTGCCAGGAGAAAAGACCTAAGTAAGAATCAAAGAGAATAGGCTGACGGCTGGGCTTCACTGATACTGTCCCGTGGTTTGTAAATGACAAAGACCGGGCCACAAGGTCAGCATATCATCTTAAACCTAAACAAGAATCAGGAGCTCACCACAAAGGGAGGAGTCAAGGGGCCCTTACACCCCCTTGGCCTGGGGATTGCACTTGCTGCAGCCCAGTCCCTAGAGTACCTTAGCCTGCCCAGGACCCTCTAACGCTTTTCCATGTAGGGCCTCCTAAGGAAGTATCAGTTCTGTCTTTTCAAGCCCCACCCTCCCTGGACTTCCGGGAACCCGCCTACTACGCTTTTACAACCACTCCCGGACCCGCCCCTCCTCAGCTGAGGGTCCAGGTTTCCAGTCTCCCAGTGCGCCCAAAGCGGCCCCTCCAGCGCCTAGGCTCCGCCCCTTCTTTGGCCCCGCCCCACCTCGCCTCGCACACTCACTGGTTCCGGGCCGGGACAGCACAGTCAGAAAGATGGTGAAGCCCAAAGCTATCAGGTGCGCCAAGATCCCACTGCCTCTCCGCAGCCAGCGGGTCAGTCTCGGCTCCCTCGCTGGAGCGGGAACCAGACCTACCTCCATGGAATGCATAGCAGTGCCAGGCCGGCCGGCACAATCCAGCTACCAGAGGCTTCTTCCGGGTTTGCTATCGCGGAGGCGGCGGCGGCTACAGGAGAGGCTCCTCCCCGGGGAAGCTGCGGGGCCGTGTGGCGGAGGTGCCCACAGCGCCCTCTGTAGAGTGGGGGGGAAGCGCCTCGGCCCCAAAGGGCGGCTCCCGGAAACCTCCACTGACCTAATCGAGCTCCCAACCCACCTTCATTCTATCTTTGTGTCTATAAGGGTATCTCAAGAGGTCTGCGAAAATTACATCGGTAGCAACTGATACCAGCGAAATCCCAAATCACACACTTGATTCGCTGACCCAAGAGCATGAAACCAGTGTTCTGAGCAGCTTTCTAGAAGTACTGGATTCCCTGGACTGCTTACTTCTCAGACATTTCTGGCTTGTTCAAGAGACAAGATTTCTCCCTGTATTAACATAAATGAAAAGCCAAAACCTAGTGATCTAATCTGATGACTTCAGGTATGAAAACCAAAAGAAGCAATCTCATCATCCCTGCTTACAGGCGTAGTtgctccccatcccctccctcccacGCTGCCCCCTCAAAATATTCCAGATCCATGGGGCACTTTCAGCCTTTGCTGCCGCCACAGTAGAACCAGAGCTTTCCACAACCCCAAGTTCTGCTACACTATTACCTCCAAAAAGGTATGACCCAACCTAAAGAGTTCTATATGGGAGAAGCTTTACTCCGTTCAGGGCAAACTCACAGAAGAGACCAGAATGAGCTGTCCAGTGGGTAGggaaatggctctgtggttaagagtgcatATTCCTCTTGCTCAGGGGGCTCACAGCTGACTGTAACTAGCTACAGGGGGATCCCACACGTCTCGCCTCCGCAGGCATCACATgcgcatacccacacacagacaccataattaaaaaaaaaaaaaaaaaaaaagctgtccaGCACTTCTAGAGCAGTGATCGCCAAGCTCAACCTCTGCATGGCTGAGGAACTAAGGCTGGTTTTAAGACATGGGAAGGGCAAGAACAGCCATTTGTAGAGGGATGGAAGCCCAGAGTAGCTAGAAAACCAGAAAGGGGCCATAAGCTAACTCCCACAAACCCTCAGGACAAAAACCCAAGGATGGCGTCAGGTGTGAGACCCCTTCCCTCTCAGTTCTTTCCCAGTGGAACCATAGTTGTCGCTCTTAAGCCTCTGGGGTGCCTGCTCACTCAGCGTCATATGCCTTATCATCCTCTCTGAGAAGATTCCCAGGGATGCCAGCTCCAGGTttctgtgtgcagtgtgtgtgtgctggggtgtacactgcctgtcatcccagcctcTCGGGTTGGAGCTGCGGAGAGTAAGGACACTCACTCATTTGGCTACATCAGTTTCCATCCTTTTCTATGTTTCtggtttttatattttcttagcaGCAACAGAACAGGGAGACAGTCTTGAGgtattttaaagagttttttttttttcttaaaaaaaataatataaagttataaaaaGCGGCAGCAGCCTGGGGCCCAGATCTGGAGGGGAGGAGGTGCTGGCGGCTCCGTTGCAGTGGGCAGGCACTTTCTCGTTAATGAGCTTTTGACTGCAGGGAGACAAGAGGTAAGAGACAGGGTCAGGCTAGGGGCCTACCTGTTATCCTTCCCATTGAACATCTGGGCTAACCCTTGGATTCCTTCAGCTGGCCTAATAAATACAACCGAGTAAGGGAAAAGGAATGGCAGCCTAACAGAGGACTGGGTAATGAAGCTggagaacacacatgcacacacctgtacacacacaagcAGGCCTGTCAGTTACTATCAGGTTTCCCTTACAGGTGCCAGGAGAGCTGGCAGCACTTGAGCCATGCCTAACCCAGAAGAATATTACCCTGCCTAGCCTCCCAGAAGTCCCTCCTTAGAGAGGTCACAGGGTCAAAGCAAAGCAGGCTTCAACAGGAAAGGTAAATAAACCTAGCTGCAAGCTTTGCCAGAACCTGGAGAACCTGCTGCAATCTGAAATGACTTGGTGGGCCTGAAGTTGTGGACTTGCTTTTCAATGTCCTAATGCCAGTGGGAGAACCAGAGAACTAGAGCAGCCCACCCACCCAGCTACTCTGCATGCTGGGGCCTTTCCCCGTAAGGAAAAGTAGCTCCAAGTCCTCGAGGGAGGGTCACAGCCAGTTCAAAAAGAAGTGGTCCTTTCATTAAAGCAAAGATAGGAGACAGCATGTCCTAGGCCCAAAGGAAAAGACTGGGCATAGGAAAGGTCCCTCAGGAAAGAGCTGGGGTCACCCTGGAAAGAACTGACCAACCTCTCCCCAAAGTAGGTAGCCCAGGAGCTCTCTCAAttccccctttcttccccccTTAGCATCCTTAGCACCTTCTCCATGTCGTGTACCTACTGTGCTCCCCAGCCTCAGCCCTCCCAACCCCTCTCTGCCCATGGTCTTCAGGAAGCTGGATTGGTACCTTCAGTGTAGAGCACTTCTCCTCAAAGGGCAGGGCTGGACCTGGCTTCTTGCGACGCACAGAGCAGGTCCCATCAGGAGGGACACCAGCCTGACAGTGCTTGGCCTTGACTGGCCGGCAGTAAGTGGCCAGGTTTTTCCGCTTCTTGGCTACCTCCTCCTCGGAGAGGCAGGTGGTTGGCAGGACCTTAGCTGGGTGTCCGGCCACTCCTCGGTTTTCTAGCTGAGAAGCCTTGACGGGTATGGGGGATGGATGAGGGGAACCCCGACAGTCCAGGGGACCGGCCCGTTTCACTCGTGGCCCCACTGTTCCATTAAGCCCCAAGTTCAGGGCTGTTTTAGTCTTGGTTGAGAGACCCCGACAGCTAGAGGGTTTGCCCTTTCCAGCAGGCTCCAGGATGCAGGTCCGTTTGAAGGTGGTGGGGCCAGGGGATAACTTCCGCTTTCGAGAAGGGGCCTCCATCTCCACCCCCTCCTTGCCTTTGGATGACTTGCTGGCCTTGGAAGGTGGCAGCTTGCTGAAGGACGGAGATGGAGTGTTGGCAGGCAGCGGTGAGGTAATAGCCTGGCTACCGCCCATGCACTCTGCCTGGCTGCAGGCAGCTGCTACACTGGGGGAGCCTGCAGGATAGCTAGGGACAAGGCTGTCCTTGACGGGGGGTATGGAGGCTGGACAGGCAGGTCGGGGGGCTGGACCTGGAAGTCGGGGACAGCTGCCCATAGGGGATGGACTCAAGGGATCAGATAAAGATGGACTGACAAGATGGGATGGAGGCTCGGCTGCTGGTGGGATTTTCCTGTAGCAAAGAGAAAGGCCCACTGTGATACTGAGCAAACACCAGGGCTGCCCTAATATACACTAGTCTCTGCACCTTCAAATGGCCAGCAAAGCCCCAGACTGCTGCCCCCTGCTGGGAGACAATGGAACTAAGCGGAGGAAGGCACAAGAGGAGGAATGGTCATTGTATCAGAACAAGACAGAGCTACCTGTAGACACATTAACTACCTGATTTTTTATCTCAGTTTGGGCCCTCCCTGTCCTACATTGCCTAACAGGTACTGGAAGTGATGGGCAAGTATCTAGATTCACCCAGATCACCCACTCATGCCCTCCTCCAGGCTACTGAGTCTCACCCCTTCATGCCACACCCCATTTGGGTTTTTAGCAATCAGCCATGGTATACCAGACTGGGGTTTCTGAAGCCCAAGTACACTTGAGCCCGAGGAAGAAAGTTCTGAGAACATGAAACTCACTTCCACATGTGTGAGCTGAGATGCCGTTCCAGCATGGAGCTGAGTGCTGAGCAAAACCGGTCCAGCCGGCGGCTAAACACATAGCATCCTGGGCTCACCAGCCGGCTTCCAAATGTGCAAAActggaggcagaagaaaggacGAACGTGGTTGGGAGGGCCTGAGATACAAGACTTAGCCACCCTCCACCCCAGCTCCCTGTCCTGCCCCCTTACCGCCTGTGGCCTGGGGGGCCGAGTTGCGTAATGGCAGTCAGGGGAAAGGTGGAGGTCATCAGATATCCCCTCCTCCTCACTCTCCTCACTGGAGGCCTGGGCCCCACCCCggggcagagggaaggggaatAGGCCTGGATCCCCATCACCACCACAGGGACCTTCGTCATCCACCTCACTCTCAGAGGAGGCATGGGACCTGAAGGGCCAAGGGAGATGGAAGGATGATGTGAGTGATTCGGAGTAGAGGGAGGGTGTCCGAGCTCTCTCAAACAGCCAGGGCAGACACACCCTTCTGGGGACTCAGATGAGGGGGGAGGGTGAAAAGACAGGAAAGTACTATATAGCTCACAGAGTGAGAGGCAGAACCAAGGGCCACAGCCTCCAAGAGATTCTCTCTTTAGCCCCTTCCTAGGCCTTGTCTTTTTAAGGAGAAAATCTGCTTCAGATTTGCTTCCTCCAGAAAAACCTTCCCGGCTTAACTACCCCCAGCGCTGGTCAGCCTAGTCAACTCTCTTCGTCACATACTCCTGGGAGCCTGCCTGGGAGCTGCGCCTGTGTTTCACATCTACCCCCTGAGGAAGTGCACATGAGCAGGCTTTCCCACAGCCCAGGGCAGCCTCTGCACACAAAGGGACCAGTGGATGACTGCACAGTGACACTGCTTCACCCAGGACCCTGGCCCGTTTAGCTCTCTGATGATAAGCGCTAATCCATGGAGGAGCGAGAAAGACGTTCACACCCTGGGTGCTGTGGTCTGGCACACCTCACGGGGGCTGCAGTGCCGCAGCGTGCTTGGGTGCTTAGGGCAAGTGAGTCCATCGTCAGGACATTCCTTGGGCCTGTCTCCAAGACTTCCTGGTACCTTAGGGGCTGAATATCCCCTTGTTAGGTGGACTTAAGATTCTGTACATACCTGGGGAGTGCACAGTACGGATAGGTCTGCTtagacagagaagagaaggtgGTGTTGGGGGCAGCTACCGCTGCCACACCCTGGACTGCAGTGGGAGGCTCCTGGGATGGGCGCTCCAGAGCTGGCTCTTTGTGTGCTGGGCTCTTCTCCTTGGGAGACTCTCCTTTTCGGGAGCTGGCCTTCAGTTCGGCCACTAGCACATCAAAGTCCTTGGCCCTGCCTGGGACCTCCCTGCGCTGGTGCACTGAGTGGATCTAGAACACAGCAGAGCAGTACAGAGGTGTGATCTGAGCAGGAGGAAAAGGGATCGGTCTTCTTTGACACACACAGAGTGTGCTGTGGGTGAGGGGCGTTTGTCTGTTCATTTTACTCTCAGGAGACGAAAACTCTCCTCTGGGTAAGGGATCTGGAAGGTACTCCCTGCCTACTGCTTCTACCCTGTGCCCACTATACGcagcctcttctctccttccctggtAGAGGCCTAGCTCCATCCCTTCAACCGCGTTTACGGTAACTTCTGGACTCTCCTTTCCAAGGTTCCTTGTCTGTGCTAAACCTGCCTCCCATCATCATGCAGAGAGATGGGGTTACCTTGCAAGTCAATAGGCGTGTACAGATCTTCTTGGTCTCTGGATTTATGACCCCGCACTGCCTGTTGAGGTCGAACTCCTTCCCTGTGGGGGAAAGAGGTTCCAATGAATCGCAAGTCCATTTGGGGGAGGAGCCAAGGAAGAATCTGGCCTCTTCCTGCCAAGGGCCCAGGAAGCAGTAGGACTAAGGCAGGAGAGCCTCACCCTTGGGTTTAAACCAACTCAGCCCTATGCCTGGCCCAGGTACTCTTGGAAGACTGGAAGCCCAAAGCAGGGCAGTCGGTACCAAGAAGCAAAAGCAGCTACCTACATCTTAGATGTCAGGAAAAACAGCTGTAGGATgtggggaaggagagaatggTCAAGGCAGGTATGAGTGACTCTGCTGGCTTAGCCTCGTGTTCTCTCAGACTACCTCAGAGACCTGGACCAGCAAGGCTTTCTGGGAACAAGCAGGACAGGAGGTAATGGGGCTGCCACACCCTCCAAGCGGTAATGGTCAGACCTGGACAGGTTCACTCCTTCCTGACCCAAGAACAGAGAAGCCCAGTGAGGTCTCCACTCCGCCTTTCTGAGTCCCACGTCCATAACTACTCACGAGCCATCTTTCGGTGGGTTTTAGGAGGAAGCCTGGCTCCACTGGCCTCCTTCTCCGGGGGGCTGCCTTCGGCGCGGTGACTGGAGCCCTCACCGGGGACAAGCTCGATGTTCTCTCTGCCAGGAGGTTCTTTAGGAGAGGGGGCCGTGGGGACTTTTCCAGGGGAGTCCTTGGGGAGGCCTCCTGGCTGACTGAGGAGAGCAGAGGGTGGGGCCACCCTGACTCCATGTGCATCAGGTTTCGGGAGACTGGATATCTTCTCCAGATTCACCACAGGCACGAAAAGGCTACACGTGGAGAGAGGGTATgggctgggaggtggggaggCTGGGACTGGGGTCTGGACTCTAGCCCAGAGCCATCTCCTCCCTAGCTCTGGAGCTTGGGTGAACTCCAAGAGAGGCGTGGAAAAAAAGGGGGAGCCCATGTTCCCTGGAATATATGGGAAGGAGCTGCAGATGGGGTTAGCTATTTCTTGGCTGTGAGCAGTATCCTGCAAGCAGGGCTAAGTGTCAACCCTTTCTTGGGTCAGGGTCAGGGCTACTTTTAGGGGTTTCCAGCTTCTTCTTACCAGAGGCTGTCCTTCTGGGTCTTCTCAGGAGGCTGATGGCCACGGCTCCGGGACCCCTGGCCCTTCTCCCTGGAGGAGGTTTTGGTGGAACCTGGGGCTCTACAAGCTGGGCCCTGCCCATTCACTACATGGCATTTTTGAGAGCTGGCAGgggctggaggtgggggtggggcccgGGCATAAAGCTTGCTGAGGGGCCCATGTCTTCTTTCTGTCACCAGGAGGTGGAGAGAGTAACTGAGGTGAGCGGTATTGAgtgcctccttccccctctcctaaCCAGCCCGCCAATCCCTAGCGCTTGGGTTGTGAGTGTCTCTCCTTCCCATTTAAGATTGAGCCTTTCAAGAGTCAAAATTCTAGACCACGCTTCTTGAGCCTCTTAACTTCACTTGATGCTAGAAGCTTGTTCCAACAATAATCCCGACACCTCCAACACTCAAGCTGTCCCCAGCACCATCTTCCTTTAGCCCATATGACCTCCAGACTGACAATGTCCTAAGAGGTCCATGTTCCACCATCCCACCCACCCGCCCGCCCCCTTATCGCCTCCCTAGGGTGCCCCTCACCGCAATGCTTCTGGAAGGCTTGGGGCTTCACCACCTGGCTGCAGTGGTTACATACAACCAAATAGAAGTCATCATGGGCAGGGCAGTGCCCGAAGATGGACATGTCTGCAACGACAGAACCCTTTATCACTCGGGTCAAATTCTCCGGATTTCCCTAGCTCAAGGAACACTCTCAACGCCACCACTTAGAAGACGCTCAGCCTTCCAACTGATAGTTCTGCTGGACGCTCCCAGCCTCCCCAGTCCATCTGACCAGACCCAAAGTGTATGGGCTTTCCTGTATGTGGGCACCAACCACACGTGATTAGGATCACCACCAGCAGGTCCCAGGGGCCAGGACAACTGACTGACTCAGACTTATCAAAAGGAGGTTTCTTCCCCCAGCAGTCCCGCtgctgcttcaagctccttccTCCAGTGGGAGAGGGAAAGCTTGGTCCACGTTCCCGACACCCAGCCTCTGTGCAGGACTCCCACCTTCTTTAATGAGGGTCATGGCGTCAAGTTTCTTCGTGTTTTTGCTGTTCTCCTCTAGTTCAGCCCCTGGAGGAGAAGCACAGTTGAGGATGCCCACCCGAGTCCCAGAACCCAGCAGGGCCTGCAGCCCAATGGTATGAAGCCCACATTCCCagacaagcactcagaattcctGAAGACACTTTCCACGGGTCACTCACAAATGCCTATGATGACCCCATTAAGGATCACAGTGACCCTTCACTCCCGGGTACAGTACAGAGTTAGTTCCACGGCTGACTAGATGGGCCACTATGGGTAAATGTCTCTTTTCTGGGCCTTGCTTCCCCCATTTAAAAGGGAAATGGTTCTAAAATTTTTCTACAGGTCCCTTTTGAGACTGCTCGCATGGGTCCTTTCTTCTACTCTGTGGCATCCCAGACAAATGCCCTCCCAGATCCCCACCCCCATAAACTCATTTTGCTCCACCCAAGTTACCATAGTATCATCAAAGTTACACTCAGCTTCTCAGGTCCTGCACTGATAGGATGGCCATAGAGTAGAAAAACTGTTGTCTTTGGACCCTTTGGCATCTTCAAAGTCTCCTTGATCAGCTACGCAAGCCCCTCCCCTTCTTAGGGGGGCTTTGTCCAGGGGTTGCCCTTGTACCTCAGTTTCTGGGTTAATGACAAAAACATCTTAGCTGTGCAAAGCAGCTCTTTCCCCATCCCCCTACCTCACTCCTCGCCCCCCTCCTCTAAGCCCCCTCCCTGtcccttggggtgggggtggggggatcaaTTCTGAGTCACCAAATCTGAGTCCATTTCCAGTTCTCAGTGCACCTAGACCCAGCGAGGGCCCCATCTTAGCCCACTCAGCATGGGGGCAGTCCAAGGGTGGCCTGTATGCCCATCTAGGATGACTCTCTAATGCTCACTAACAGAGTGGCCCCTTTCTAGGATGAGAAGATTATTGGCAATCATAATACCCAGATGTAAGTGGTAGTGGGTTAGGCATGCAAAAGATAAGGGGCAGCTCCCACTCTTTTAAGTCCCTTAAATTCAAGTGTGGGGAATGACAGAACAGAGCTGTAAGTCAGAGGTCTCAAAAGAGAACAAGTGGCATTAGAGACCGCTCCATGAgatctcctcctccacctcttctcaCTTGCAAACTTCTTCAGGGGTGTGATGCTTGTTGTCACCCCGAAAGGCCACGAGGCCAGGTGCTCCCTGGGGCCCAGGAGACAAAGATCAGAAGGGGCTGCAGGCCTGCTCACCAAAGACACTCAAGGGCCTACAGAAAATAGGGGTCAAGGAAGAGAGCCAAGGGGCAGGACAAGAGGCCCAGGAAAGGATGGAGGCTTGGAGTCATGTATGGATGGACTGATAGAGGGAGGtcgggaggatggatggatggatggatggaggatggATGAACTAAAGCAGAGGGGGCGGGGGTTCGGGAAAACTGAGCAGACAGGGAGACGTTGAAAGAAGCTAAGGTGCGGGGCAAAAGGCGAAGAAtcaagtgggtggggaggggggcacaGAAGTGGGGTGCGTGGGAAACACGTGGAGAGGACTGTTGCAGATGGGTAGAGCCGGAGCAGGTGCAGAACCGAAAAAAGCTGGAGGACGGCTCACGAGAAGAAAGATAAAGGCAAGTAAAGTGGGGGGCAGGTACTGTACACCcgcagagacagaggtgggcagGGTGGGCTGCGAGCGATACGCCGGCGCTAGGACCCGGAGGCGCGAAGGTGTCTGAGCAGGCGGGCACTAGGACCCGGCGGGTCCTTTGTTTGGGGGGCCGGGGAGCCGGACGGCGGCTCTAGTCGGCGGCTCCCCTCAGCTGGAGGGGGccctgggggggaggggagatagtGATGGGGTCCCCGGATTCTAATGTGTCTGTACTCACCGTCTGCCGCAGGCAGGTCGGCCCGCTCCACCCACGAGCTCCAGCTCTGTCCCGCGAAGTCATCGAGACTCGGCACTCGCCGCTCCAGAGCGGCCATTGCTGCCACCGCGCGTTCACGCACCGCCATCACCGCCGCGGACGCGCGCCCGCCCTGGCGCCGCCGCCGCGcggccccctccccccaccctccgaCCGGGGGCAcgcctccctctccccctacctTGCCAGTTCACTCTCTGCGCAAGCGCAGCTCGTGCCTCCTGCCACTACCTCACtctcaacacagctttctgggAAGTGTAGTTGCGGAGGGGTGGCGATGCTTACGGAGCTAGCCGAGGGATCCCTTCCGAAATGCACAATCGCACGCGGGGAAGGAGAGATCAAAGCCTCGGGATATCCTCTTTCAACCCCTCCGTACACGTCCTTTGTGCCACTAGTTCACTCTCCCAAACTTACTGCGCATACCCGAGCCCCAAACCTCTTTCTGCCCAAGATACTCTTCTAAAGCCGTGCATCCGCCAGCTGGCTGGCGCCCCTTCCTGGGCTGGCGGCCACGAAGCGCCTCTGCACCCCTGTAGATCGAATAGGGTAGGTGCAAGGAGGTGGGCGCAGTGAATCAGAAGGGCAAGGGGAGGGAGTGTGCAGGACGTGCTGAAGGACACAgggcttggggtgggggagggccaCAGCTCCTGTGCTGTTCCTCTATGGGAAACGCACGCTGCCTTGATGCAGAACGGAGGTTTGGAGTACTGTGTCTTAGGTTTGGGAGGACCTGGCTGAGCTTGCTAAGATCACCTGTCAGTATGACAGAAGGCTATCGCCGATCCAGAACCAGCCCCAGAACTAGGGTAGCCCCAAGGCTGCTGGTGTTTGCAGTGTCTCTGCTGATCGTCTCTCTCCTCCTGGGAACTACAATCGATAACCTGCACCGCCTCTTCCCAAATCCTGGCTGGACCCTGACTCCATTCAtcattttggcttctttttctagTGAATCTTTTCACCGCTGGAAAAGCTGCTATTGAAGCCTTGGCATAGGGAGGTTTCTCAtatctatcttttcttttctttctttctttctttctttctttctttctttctttctttctttctttttttctgctaaGGTCCAGAAAGTACCTTAATCACCCACCTTCTCAGCTGATAATATTTCTTCCCACCCTCACAGAAGAGACAAAAATCTACCTTCATCTCCGTCCCCATTCTCATTGGAAATTAAATATTAatcctctttttctttgactACCTCACCCATCACGCCATATTGCATCCCTTTGCCTAAAATGAAGCCAAGTTTGGGAGCAATTAAGTCAAGGTCTGTGACTTT
This region includes:
- the Cyb561d1 gene encoding cytochrome b561 domain-containing protein 1 isoform 1 (isoform 1 is encoded by transcript variant 1); protein product: MHSMEVGLVPAPAREPRLTRWLRRGSGILAHLIALGFTIFLTVLSRPGTSLFSWHPVFMALAFCLCMAEAILLFSPEHSLFFFCSRKTRIRLHWAGQTMAILCAVLGLGFIISSKIRSEMSHLVSWHSWIGALTLLATGGQALCGLCLLCPRAARVSRVARLKLYHLTCGLVVYLMATVTVLLGMYSVWFQAQIKGTAWYLCLGLPLYPALVIMHQISSSYLPRKKVEI
- the Cyb561d1 gene encoding cytochrome b561 domain-containing protein 1 isoform X3, with product MALAFCLCMAEAILLFSPEHSLFFFCSRKTRIRLHWAGQTMAILCAVLGLGFIISSKIRSEMSHLVSWHSWIGALTLLATGGQALCGLCLLCPRAARVSRVARLKLYHLTCGLVVYLMATVTVLLGMYSVWFQAQIKGTAWYLCLGLPLYPALVIMHQISSSYLPRKKVEI
- the Cyb561d1 gene encoding cytochrome b561 domain-containing protein 1 isoform X1 produces the protein MSLFSWHPVFMALAFCLCMAEAILLFSPEHSLFFFCSRKTRIRLHWAGQTMAILCAVLGLGFIISSKIRSEMSHLVSWHSWIGALTLLATGGQALCGLCLLCPRAARVSRVARLKLYHLTCGLVVYLMATVTVLLGMYSVWFQAQIKGTAWYLCLGLPLYPALVIMHQISSSYLPRKKVEI
- the Cyb561d1 gene encoding cytochrome b561 domain-containing protein 1 isoform X2, translating into MHSMEFCLCMAEAILLFSPEHSLFFFCSRKTRIRLHWAGQTMAILCAVLGLGFIISSKIRSEMSHLVSWHSWIGALTLLATGGQALCGLCLLCPRAARVSRVARLKLYHLTCGLVVYLMATVTVLLGMYSVWFQAQIKGTAWYLCLGLPLYPALVIMHQISSSYLPRKKVEI